One window of the Acaryochloris sp. CCMEE 5410 genome contains the following:
- a CDS encoding phosphate ABC transporter substrate-binding/OmpA family protein, which yields MPQNKNIALLASLGLTLGLSAGGLLLLQNTAPDLLPSLLGQSGDNGGSRRSKGTFKVLGDTFSGYSTFRNDAFQEALGEPGIRLDYADEFDQFQRAQALGQGKADFIVTTLDQFLKQKPKGKIVGLIDRTVGADAVVLNTRQFPQLKSLINLSQLVKQGKSKQYSIVYAGDTPSEYLALVLDTKFDAFNLSDFRVIKVEDASQAWKLMQDTKENVAIAVLWEPFVSQARKQGHTVVLSSKDAPNTIVDVLVASDKVIQSQPEQISAFLAAYYRRIESGISNTSQLQDQIANDGDLAASDADTVLKGINFFTALETQGWMQQETLNERIRATAAVLVLSGNLTQVPDDPAQLYDPQFVSQAAENTKKLIDIVRADNPELAQKLEGKTTAPTAAKPTADIKSAPSIGNLKVRGEVKFAVGAADLTTTGRQTLDKLSKEIAEFNPDTVAVRVIGHTSKTGSASLNQTLSQQRAQVVVQYLKQLGIKQTIQAEGKGFSTPLPGISPADARNQRTEIRLVRIS from the coding sequence ATGCCTCAAAATAAAAATATCGCCCTCCTTGCGTCTTTGGGTTTAACTTTAGGACTGAGTGCAGGCGGGCTTTTGCTGTTGCAAAATACAGCCCCGGACCTGTTGCCGAGCCTACTAGGGCAATCAGGAGACAATGGTGGTTCTAGACGATCGAAAGGAACCTTCAAGGTCTTAGGGGATACGTTTAGCGGCTACAGTACCTTTCGTAATGACGCCTTTCAAGAGGCGTTGGGAGAACCAGGAATCCGCCTTGACTATGCGGATGAGTTTGATCAGTTCCAACGGGCTCAGGCATTAGGGCAAGGTAAAGCAGATTTTATCGTTACGACCCTCGATCAGTTTCTGAAGCAAAAGCCTAAAGGAAAAATTGTTGGCCTGATCGACCGAACGGTGGGGGCTGATGCAGTGGTATTGAATACACGCCAGTTTCCTCAACTCAAATCCTTAATTAATCTCAGCCAACTTGTTAAACAAGGGAAGTCGAAACAATATTCCATCGTTTACGCTGGCGATACGCCGAGCGAATATTTAGCCCTGGTCCTCGATACCAAGTTTGATGCCTTTAACCTCTCCGATTTCCGGGTAATCAAGGTGGAGGACGCTTCCCAGGCCTGGAAGCTGATGCAAGATACGAAGGAAAATGTTGCGATCGCAGTTTTGTGGGAACCCTTTGTTTCCCAAGCGCGCAAGCAAGGCCATACCGTCGTTCTTTCTAGCAAAGATGCCCCCAATACCATCGTGGATGTCTTGGTGGCCTCGGATAAGGTGATTCAGTCTCAGCCAGAACAAATTTCGGCCTTTCTAGCCGCCTACTATCGACGCATCGAGTCCGGCATTAGCAATACATCCCAATTGCAAGACCAGATTGCCAATGATGGCGATCTCGCTGCCTCGGATGCCGACACGGTCTTAAAAGGGATTAATTTCTTTACAGCCTTAGAAACTCAAGGCTGGATGCAACAAGAAACTTTAAACGAGCGAATCAGAGCGACGGCTGCGGTACTAGTCCTTTCGGGCAATTTAACCCAAGTGCCAGATGACCCTGCCCAACTCTACGATCCTCAATTTGTTAGTCAAGCGGCTGAGAATACCAAAAAATTAATTGATATCGTTCGGGCCGACAATCCAGAACTAGCGCAAAAGTTAGAAGGGAAGACAACCGCTCCAACGGCAGCCAAACCGACCGCTGATATCAAATCTGCTCCCAGCATTGGCAATCTCAAAGTACGTGGGGAAGTAAAGTTTGCCGTCGGTGCTGCTGATTTAACCACCACGGGGCGTCAAACCCTAGATAAGCTATCCAAGGAAATCGCAGAATTTAACCCCGATACCGTAGCGGTCCGGGTGATTGGACATACCTCTAAAACCGGGTCTGCCAGTTTGAATCAAACCCTAAGCCAGCAACGAGCTCAAGTTGTGGTCCAGTACCTGAAGCAACTCGGTATTAAGCAAACGATTCAAGCCGAGGGGAAAGGATTCAGTACTCCCCTACCAGGAATTTCACCTGCCGATGCACGCAATCAACGCACCGAAATTCGGTTAGTGCGCATTAGCTAA
- a CDS encoding amidoligase family protein translates to MTTLNWRIGVEIEVLAPRGKSRFDLAVEIAQMYGGSVHRCFHPQSEPSLVPGTPVFHNLTLGFEILNAHQQIIARCVDDLTLQADLSRDVPSQAGWYRIISDDERLLRLIQRQADPAQPLTHVLEPIGRLFGTTLQPGPEGMVGVNDETGASIAIAAPLPGERERPCELITAPLVSQHQAELDCLLSAVRALDFSVPLEGAIHLHFDATDFQSTQAIANLVQLLWHYGPILKQLMGTNPHCRRLGRWPATLLAEVSNPSFHVLPWPEAQRKLRQVELTKYCDFNLVNCIHNHPHKNTIEVRILPVWLDSQPIVEAAALFIALFQRALDPEGVPLTLSDPETPVDLKTLLAALPLSSTQYQYWLRYYQDSR, encoded by the coding sequence ATGACGACTCTAAACTGGCGGATAGGCGTTGAAATTGAGGTATTAGCTCCAAGGGGGAAAAGTCGGTTCGATCTGGCAGTTGAGATTGCCCAGATGTACGGAGGTTCTGTCCATCGATGCTTCCACCCACAATCGGAACCCAGCTTAGTACCTGGCACACCTGTCTTTCATAACTTAACCCTGGGGTTTGAGATTCTTAACGCACATCAGCAAATCATTGCTCGATGTGTGGATGATCTCACCCTCCAGGCGGATTTAAGTCGTGATGTCCCATCCCAAGCGGGTTGGTATCGAATTATTAGTGATGATGAGCGGTTATTGCGCCTCATTCAGCGACAAGCCGACCCTGCGCAACCCTTAACCCATGTTCTGGAACCTATTGGTCGCTTATTTGGGACAACCCTCCAGCCAGGACCAGAGGGCATGGTTGGGGTCAATGACGAAACAGGGGCATCCATTGCCATTGCCGCGCCGTTACCGGGGGAGCGAGAGCGGCCCTGCGAATTAATTACGGCCCCATTGGTGAGTCAACATCAAGCGGAGTTAGACTGTTTGCTGAGTGCTGTTCGGGCCTTAGACTTTAGCGTCCCCTTAGAAGGTGCAATCCATCTGCATTTTGATGCAACAGACTTTCAGTCTACCCAGGCGATCGCTAACCTTGTGCAACTCCTGTGGCATTATGGTCCCATCCTTAAACAGCTTATGGGGACTAACCCCCACTGTCGTCGATTAGGAAGATGGCCCGCCACTTTACTCGCAGAGGTTTCTAACCCCAGTTTTCATGTTCTTCCCTGGCCTGAAGCTCAGCGCAAATTACGGCAAGTGGAGTTAACCAAATACTGTGACTTTAATCTGGTCAATTGTATTCACAATCATCCCCACAAAAATACAATTGAAGTGCGAATCTTACCGGTATGGCTGGATAGCCAACCAATCGTGGAAGCTGCAGCCTTATTCATCGCCCTTTTCCAGCGGGCACTAGACCCTGAAGGTGTTCCACTTACCCTTAGCGACCCCGAAACACCTGTCGATCTCAAGACCCTACTGGCGGCCCTCCCCCTATCGTCAACTCAGTACCAATATTGGCTAAGGTATTATCAAGATTCTAGGTAG
- a CDS encoding YdiU family protein, with the protein MSTPSTTNLLLNLAFEPALEALGEGFYDPVMAAEFPHHLLRFRNDDVLGHMGLDANQVSDVDFIEAYGQFQSREPLLALCYHGYQFGDYNPRLGDGRGFLYGQVRGTDGELYDLGTKGSGTTPYSRSADGRLTLKGGVREVLAAEALHHLGVRSSRCLSLIETGESLWRGDEPSPTRSSVMVRFSRSHIRFGTFERLLALQRPDMIQQLLDHVIQYYYPHLWQQPDAYARFYAELVQRTAELVGQWMSVGFCHAVLNTDNMSITGESFDYGPYAFIQTLDPDFTAAYFDHFRRYSYGNQPGMCHWNLEMLQRPLVAVIPQADLDAGLETFKPHYYSAYRQRMLRKLGFEPTETTEAEDLLVQTLDFLQRSQVGYHDFFAELRLQFQDTWRVDSGHIFSESELLSPPQWQAQLEQWRRLYHNLLQQYPDTEMDAIRQRLQQNPLTVITRPQIEAIWEPIVAEDDWQPFYDLLQQLQQS; encoded by the coding sequence ATGTCGACCCCATCCACAACAAACCTGCTGCTTAATTTAGCGTTTGAACCGGCCTTAGAAGCGCTGGGTGAAGGATTTTACGATCCAGTCATGGCAGCTGAGTTTCCCCATCACCTTTTACGATTTCGCAATGATGATGTTCTGGGTCACATGGGTCTGGATGCGAACCAGGTAAGTGATGTCGATTTTATAGAAGCCTATGGGCAATTCCAAAGTCGAGAACCCTTGCTGGCCCTGTGCTATCACGGCTATCAGTTTGGAGACTATAATCCCCGCTTAGGGGATGGGCGGGGCTTTCTGTATGGCCAGGTCCGGGGAACCGATGGAGAACTTTACGATTTAGGCACTAAGGGATCTGGAACGACGCCCTATTCCCGCAGTGCAGACGGTCGCTTAACCCTAAAAGGGGGCGTGCGGGAAGTATTGGCAGCAGAAGCCTTGCACCATTTGGGGGTGCGGTCCTCTCGTTGCTTGAGTTTAATTGAGACGGGAGAATCCTTATGGCGGGGAGATGAACCTTCACCGACCCGTTCTTCAGTAATGGTGCGGTTTAGTCGATCCCATATCCGCTTTGGCACCTTTGAGCGGTTATTGGCCCTGCAGCGACCCGACATGATCCAGCAATTACTCGATCATGTGATTCAGTATTACTATCCTCACCTGTGGCAACAACCCGATGCCTATGCTCGCTTTTATGCAGAGTTAGTCCAACGAACCGCGGAGTTAGTTGGCCAATGGATGTCTGTGGGGTTTTGCCATGCGGTCTTAAACACGGACAATATGTCAATTACAGGGGAAAGCTTTGACTATGGTCCCTATGCCTTTATTCAAACCCTAGATCCTGACTTTACCGCTGCCTATTTCGATCATTTTCGGCGCTACAGCTATGGCAACCAGCCCGGTATGTGTCATTGGAATTTGGAGATGTTGCAGCGTCCCTTGGTGGCTGTGATTCCTCAGGCGGATTTAGATGCAGGGCTTGAAACGTTTAAACCGCACTACTATTCGGCCTATCGGCAGCGGATGCTGAGGAAGTTGGGGTTTGAGCCAACAGAAACGACAGAAGCGGAAGATTTGTTGGTACAGACCTTGGATTTTTTGCAGCGATCGCAAGTCGGATACCATGACTTCTTTGCCGAATTGCGACTACAGTTTCAAGATACTTGGCGAGTTGATTCGGGCCATATATTCAGTGAATCAGAGCTATTGAGTCCGCCGCAATGGCAGGCCCAGTTGGAACAATGGCGACGGCTCTATCACAACTTGCTTCAGCAATACCCTGATACAGAAATGGACGCGATTCGACAGCGACTGCAGCAGAATCCCCTGACGGTGATTACACGCCCTCAAATTGAAGCCATTTGGGAGCCAATTGTGGCCGAGGATGATTGGCAGCCCTTTTATGATTTGCTTCAGCAATTACAACAGTCCTAG
- a CDS encoding geranylgeranyl reductase family protein — MFDCIIVGAGPAGGTAAYHLAKKGRSVLVLEKETLPRYKPCGGGVSPVVADWFDFDFSPAISLKVKTVRYTWNMEDVVLADLQTPEPIWMVRRDIFDHFLIQQAQKQGAELRDNTTVTGIEFQSDHWQVNTANGPVSGKYLIAADGAKGPMARWLGFKERKRQLGGALEAEAMTEIENPDTVHFEFGLVKNGYIWNFPKVDGYSIGIGAFRGGERQDLRAIVTEYSKMFGVDFTSIRQHGHPLCLWNGDQTLHTQQAILAGEAACVVDPFTAEGIRPSMFSGLKASEAIDHALSGQNDALDKYSEVMATEWGGEMKWAQRLASVFYRVPKIGYQIGVKRPSATRRMGQLLSGEVGYRDVANNAIQRLSKGMIPGVN, encoded by the coding sequence ATGTTTGATTGCATTATTGTCGGGGCGGGGCCAGCAGGGGGTACCGCAGCCTATCACCTTGCCAAGAAAGGCCGATCGGTCCTCGTTTTAGAAAAGGAAACTTTACCGCGCTACAAACCATGCGGTGGCGGTGTGTCGCCAGTCGTCGCAGACTGGTTTGATTTTGATTTTTCTCCTGCCATATCCCTGAAGGTGAAAACGGTTCGCTACACCTGGAATATGGAAGATGTCGTGCTGGCGGATTTACAGACCCCAGAACCCATCTGGATGGTTCGCCGAGATATTTTTGATCATTTCCTGATTCAACAGGCTCAAAAACAAGGGGCAGAACTACGGGATAACACAACCGTAACTGGAATAGAATTTCAATCCGATCATTGGCAGGTGAATACGGCAAATGGTCCCGTTTCTGGGAAATATTTAATCGCAGCGGATGGAGCCAAAGGCCCCATGGCCCGGTGGTTAGGCTTTAAAGAACGCAAGCGCCAGCTGGGTGGAGCCCTAGAAGCCGAGGCCATGACGGAAATTGAGAACCCTGATACGGTTCATTTTGAATTTGGTTTGGTTAAAAACGGCTATATCTGGAACTTTCCTAAGGTAGATGGCTATTCCATTGGCATTGGCGCTTTTCGTGGGGGTGAACGCCAAGACCTGCGAGCCATCGTCACCGAATATTCGAAAATGTTTGGGGTTGATTTTACCTCGATTCGCCAGCATGGCCATCCTCTCTGTCTTTGGAATGGTGACCAAACCCTCCATACCCAGCAGGCGATCTTAGCAGGTGAGGCGGCCTGTGTCGTTGATCCCTTTACGGCGGAAGGGATTCGCCCATCTATGTTTAGCGGATTAAAAGCCTCTGAGGCCATTGATCATGCTCTATCCGGCCAAAACGACGCCCTCGACAAATATTCTGAGGTGATGGCAACAGAGTGGGGAGGGGAAATGAAGTGGGCCCAACGATTAGCCAGCGTGTTTTATCGGGTCCCCAAAATTGGCTATCAGATTGGGGTTAAGCGACCGAGTGCCACCCGCAGAATGGGTCAGCTACTCTCGGGTGAAGTCGGATACCGAGATGTCGCCAATAACGCCATCCAACGCCTAAGTAAAGGGATGATACCTGGCGTCAACTGA
- the frr gene encoding ribosome recycling factor, producing the protein MKLAEAETLMQKSIEAMKRSLNTIRTGRANASLLDRITVEYYGTETPLRSLATISTPDASTITIQPFDPSSLTDIERSISLSDVGLVPNNDGSAIRLNIPPLTEERRKDFVKMAGKIAEEGKVAIRNIRRDAIDTARKQGKSGDISEDESKDLQDKIQGLTDKYTGQIDKILAEKETEITTV; encoded by the coding sequence GTGAAGTTAGCTGAGGCCGAGACTTTAATGCAAAAGTCCATTGAGGCCATGAAGCGGTCCCTCAACACCATTCGGACGGGACGAGCCAATGCTTCTTTATTGGACCGAATTACGGTGGAATACTACGGCACAGAGACTCCCTTACGCTCTTTGGCTACCATCAGTACTCCAGATGCTAGCACCATTACCATTCAGCCCTTCGACCCCAGCAGCTTGACGGATATCGAGCGATCTATTTCTCTCTCTGATGTGGGCTTGGTGCCTAACAATGATGGCTCCGCCATTCGCCTCAATATTCCGCCGTTGACGGAAGAACGCCGTAAGGACTTCGTCAAAATGGCTGGCAAGATCGCCGAAGAAGGGAAAGTTGCCATCCGAAACATCCGACGCGATGCTATCGATACAGCCCGCAAACAGGGCAAAAGTGGCGATATCTCAGAAGACGAATCCAAGGATCTTCAAGACAAGATCCAAGGTTTAACCGATAAGTATACGGGCCAAATCGACAAGATTTTGGCTGAAAAGGAAACAGAAATCACCACGGTTTAA
- the pyrH gene encoding UMP kinase, whose protein sequence is MGNTYQRVLLKLSGEALMGTLPYGIDPTIVQGIAEEISDVASRGIQVAIVVGGGNIFRGVKGAAAGMDRATADYIGMIATVMNAMTLQDALEQMNVPTRVQTAISMQELAEPYIRRRAMRHLEKGRVVIFGAGSGNPFFTTDTTAALRAAEIDADIIMKATKVDGVYDSDPKINPDAKRFQSLTYGHVLTHDLKVMDSTAIALCKDNDIPILVFDLSVAGNIRRALLGESIGTIVGGSCEVS, encoded by the coding sequence ATGGGGAATACCTATCAACGGGTCCTATTAAAGCTTAGTGGCGAAGCCCTAATGGGAACTTTGCCCTATGGTATCGACCCCACCATTGTTCAGGGAATTGCCGAAGAAATCTCTGATGTCGCCAGTCGAGGCATTCAGGTCGCTATTGTGGTCGGAGGGGGCAATATCTTTCGCGGGGTGAAAGGTGCAGCCGCAGGCATGGATCGAGCAACTGCCGACTATATTGGCATGATTGCAACGGTGATGAATGCTATGACCCTGCAGGATGCCCTTGAGCAAATGAATGTACCGACTCGGGTACAAACCGCTATTTCCATGCAGGAATTAGCAGAACCCTACATTCGTCGTCGGGCCATGCGCCATCTCGAAAAAGGTCGGGTAGTTATTTTTGGTGCAGGGTCTGGCAATCCTTTCTTTACGACAGACACCACGGCAGCGTTGCGGGCGGCTGAAATCGATGCAGACATCATCATGAAGGCCACCAAGGTAGATGGGGTGTACGACTCAGATCCTAAAATCAATCCCGATGCCAAGCGATTTCAAAGTTTGACCTATGGACATGTCCTCACCCACGATCTGAAAGTGATGGACAGCACTGCGATCGCATTGTGCAAAGACAACGATATTCCTATTTTGGTTTTTGACCTATCCGTTGCTGGAAATATTCGACGGGCCCTATTGGGCGAATCTATTGGCACTATTGTGGGAGGTTCTTGTGAAGTTAGCTGA
- a CDS encoding tetratricopeptide repeat protein encodes MRHPFRWILGRLFLLLCLLSIVMTFDGHLAFAAPEQSTPPAYTAEIETQVENLFNAAMEATNKGNFAKAEQYWTEALDFLPNNPAIWSNRGNSKISQGKFEAALVDYDRSVELAPEQPDAYLNRGAVQEGLANWEAAIADYNKVIELDPKEAAAYNNRGNAKAGQGDWNAALTDFETAMELSPQFAFARGNYALALYQVGERDESIKTMRNLIRKYPQFADMRAAMTAALWDKGQIGEAESNWVAAIGLDSRYKDTAWLTEIRRWPPALVENMEGFLTLSGDKGAKS; translated from the coding sequence ATGAGGCATCCCTTCCGTTGGATTCTAGGAAGACTATTCCTACTACTGTGCCTACTCAGTATTGTAATGACGTTTGATGGACACCTGGCGTTCGCTGCTCCAGAGCAATCTACCCCACCTGCTTATACTGCTGAGATCGAGACTCAAGTAGAGAATCTATTCAATGCAGCCATGGAAGCCACCAACAAAGGTAACTTCGCCAAGGCAGAGCAATATTGGACCGAAGCCCTTGATTTTCTGCCTAACAATCCTGCCATCTGGAGTAATCGCGGTAACTCTAAGATCAGCCAAGGGAAATTTGAGGCTGCTTTGGTCGACTATGACCGTTCCGTTGAACTTGCCCCCGAACAACCCGATGCTTATCTGAATCGGGGTGCAGTCCAGGAAGGGCTAGCGAATTGGGAAGCTGCGATCGCAGATTACAACAAAGTAATTGAACTAGATCCCAAGGAGGCTGCTGCTTACAACAATCGTGGCAATGCCAAGGCAGGGCAAGGGGATTGGAATGCCGCTCTAACAGACTTTGAAACGGCCATGGAGCTATCTCCCCAGTTTGCATTTGCCAGAGGCAATTATGCCCTCGCGTTGTATCAAGTGGGTGAGCGGGATGAGTCTATCAAAACCATGCGAAATTTGATCCGCAAATATCCTCAGTTTGCCGATATGCGTGCGGCAATGACGGCGGCTTTATGGGACAAAGGCCAAATTGGAGAAGCAGAAAGTAATTGGGTGGCTGCGATTGGACTAGATTCGCGCTATAAAGATACAGCCTGGTTAACAGAAATTCGCCGTTGGCCCCCTGCTTTAGTTGAAAATATGGAGGGTTTTCTCACCTTGTCTGGTGATAAAGGGGCCAAGAGCTGA
- a CDS encoding DUF721 domain-containing protein translates to MSLHPVQQVLSTLKQTHWQHEQEFVQLLDTWTQIVGPVVAAQTQPIQITPRKILLVATASSAWAQNLAFERSRILHKLNIQLSYEFTDIRFSTSQWPRRSNNTHRRSSVPPSITPASLLPALPVDRLEPSPDPNEAFERWTNAIHKRSHGYPTCPICQCPTPKTELQRWSVCSLCAVREPEV, encoded by the coding sequence ATGTCTCTACACCCCGTCCAACAAGTTTTATCAACCTTAAAACAAACCCATTGGCAGCATGAACAGGAATTTGTGCAGTTGTTAGATACCTGGACTCAGATTGTAGGACCTGTCGTTGCGGCCCAAACTCAACCCATCCAAATTACACCCCGAAAAATTTTGCTTGTGGCCACGGCTAGTTCTGCCTGGGCTCAAAATTTGGCGTTCGAACGGAGCCGCATTCTTCATAAACTAAATATCCAGCTCTCCTACGAATTTACAGATATTCGTTTTTCCACAAGTCAATGGCCAAGACGATCGAACAATACCCATCGCCGATCTTCAGTCCCGCCGTCGATTACCCCTGCTAGTTTGCTCCCTGCTTTACCCGTTGATCGACTGGAACCTAGCCCTGATCCGAATGAGGCATTTGAACGGTGGACGAATGCTATTCACAAACGGTCTCATGGGTATCCGACTTGCCCAATCTGCCAATGTCCAACACCTAAGACTGAACTACAACGCTGGTCTGTCTGTAGTTTATGTGCAGTTCGAGAACCTGAAGTTTAG
- a CDS encoding IS1 family transposase (programmed frameshift), producing MQCPLCGHPTTHKHGKTSKGSQRYRCLHCQRTFSETFDTLYYRRQISPQNLQTILQSHAEGISLRGLSRITGVAYNTCVSVVRSASHKAQMIHNQDVQSVATNVINADELWSFVKKKQKPCDPEELSVGDCWIALSLSKDSGLVLSGRIGKHTDELAQELIENTEGKIVCHNWQTDGWEGYSRQLPDKVIHHVSKVLTQWLERTNGILRQQTGRWHRRQNKFGKVWQQHAVALRLVLTYFNWIWCHSRFKNTAAQRAELMDNP from the exons ATGCAATGCCCTCTATGTGGTCATCCAACGACCCACAAACACGGTAAAACCAGTAAAGGCAGCCAACGTTACCGTTGCCTCCACTGCCAGCGAACTTTCAGTGAAACCTTTGATACCCTCTATTATCGCCGTCAGATTTCTCCTCAAAACCTTCAGACCATCCTTCAATCTCATGCTGAAGGCATTAGTCTGAGGGGCCTATCTCGGATCACAGGTGTAGCCTATAACACCTGTGTAAGCGTGGTTCGTTCAGCGAGTCATAAAGCCCAAATGATTCACAATCAAGACGTTCAATCCGTTGCGACCAACGTCATCAATGCAGATGAGTTGTGGTCCTTTGTCA AAAAAAAGCAAAAGCCCTGTGACCCGGAAGAGTTGAGCGTCGGTGATTGCTGGATAGCGTTGAGTCTCTCTAAAGACAGTGGCTTGGTGCTCAGTGGCCGTATTGGCAAACATACCGACGAACTCGCTCAAGAGTTGATTGAGAATACTGAGGGCAAAATCGTCTGTCACAATTGGCAAACTGATGGCTGGGAAGGGTATTCACGACAACTACCCGATAAGGTGATCCATCATGTGAGTAAAGTCTTGACCCAATGGTTAGAGCGGACCAATGGAATACTACGTCAACAGACTGGGCGCTGGCATCGACGACAGAACAAATTTGGTAAAGTCTGGCAACAACATGCAGTGGCCTTAAGACTGGTGCTGACCTATTTTAACTGGATCTGGTGCCACTCTCGATTCAAGAATACGGCTGCACAACGTGCTGAACTGATGGATAATCCTTGA
- a CDS encoding prohibitin family protein translates to MNNVKNYVGWLNWKTGLGLFIALIGVNTFQSLGPTQIGVYKFLGKVQKGSMAQSGLNFKCPLLCGIDVYDANIQEEQFPAAAATKDLQDLTAELTVFYTIDPGPLADTRTRIGTMSQVTGKVRSLTQEAFKASSAQYTAEEAITKREQLRKAFDEGMTKRLSSFGINFEGSAIENLSFSPKFNEAVEAKQIAEQQAKQAIFDAKKAEAQAQAEINRAKGKAEAQRLLAETLKSQGGKLVLQKEAIAAWREGGAQMPKVLVMDSKGNNSVPFLFNLGDMEAQQ, encoded by the coding sequence ATGAACAACGTTAAAAACTATGTTGGTTGGTTGAACTGGAAAACGGGACTAGGACTGTTTATTGCTCTGATTGGTGTGAATACTTTTCAGTCTCTTGGCCCCACTCAGATTGGTGTTTATAAGTTCTTAGGCAAAGTACAAAAAGGGTCAATGGCCCAAAGTGGTCTGAACTTTAAGTGCCCATTACTCTGCGGGATTGATGTTTACGATGCCAATATCCAAGAAGAGCAGTTCCCAGCAGCAGCCGCGACCAAGGATTTACAAGACCTCACCGCAGAGCTAACGGTTTTTTACACCATCGATCCAGGTCCACTAGCAGATACTAGAACCCGTATCGGCACCATGTCTCAAGTTACAGGTAAGGTCAGATCCCTCACCCAAGAAGCATTTAAGGCATCCAGTGCTCAATATACGGCTGAAGAAGCGATTACTAAGCGTGAACAGCTCCGCAAGGCTTTTGACGAAGGGATGACCAAACGTCTCTCTAGCTTTGGCATCAACTTCGAAGGCAGTGCCATCGAAAACCTCAGCTTTAGTCCTAAATTTAATGAAGCTGTTGAAGCCAAGCAAATTGCCGAACAGCAAGCTAAGCAAGCTATTTTTGACGCCAAAAAAGCTGAAGCTCAAGCGCAAGCAGAAATCAACCGCGCCAAAGGTAAAGCTGAAGCCCAGCGCCTTTTGGCTGAAACCTTGAAGAGCCAAGGGGGCAAGCTAGTACTGCAAAAAGAAGCGATCGCAGCCTGGCGTGAAGGCGGTGCTCAAATGCCCAAGGTGTTGGTAATGGATAGTAAAGGCAACAACAGCGTTCCATTTCTGTTTAATTTAGGAGATATGGAAGCCCAGCAATAG
- a CDS encoding LemA family protein: MNPKKRTIPASDAPAIFELASQYASADLDNYSRAELEMAAAEAGIPVEYIPQAIAEIQAQNVKKIAKRQNTGRWTRKWLLISSIAIIGSIGWSIATYNAITKRQIQVEAAWAQVENQRQRRADLIPQLVKVTQAYTTHESNLVTTLIEAQQAYLEARSLEQQQDAITKIDQAIDQFQTYALNHSALKSSQLYINLKYEITGTENRLAVERMRYNQAVQSFQQQLQGFPNAVITELSGFESKPFLKAD; this comes from the coding sequence ATGAATCCTAAAAAGCGAACGATACCAGCCAGTGATGCTCCTGCAATTTTTGAACTAGCCTCTCAATACGCCTCTGCAGACCTAGACAATTACTCTAGAGCAGAGCTGGAAATGGCCGCAGCAGAAGCAGGTATTCCAGTCGAGTATATTCCTCAAGCCATTGCCGAAATTCAGGCTCAAAACGTCAAAAAAATAGCAAAAAGACAGAATACAGGACGATGGACGAGGAAGTGGCTACTTATAAGCTCTATTGCTATAATAGGGAGCATAGGGTGGAGTATTGCCACATATAACGCGATTACCAAGCGACAAATTCAGGTAGAAGCGGCTTGGGCACAAGTCGAGAACCAACGCCAGCGGCGGGCAGATTTAATTCCGCAGTTGGTCAAAGTTACTCAAGCTTACACCACCCATGAAAGCAACCTGGTCACAACGCTCATCGAGGCGCAGCAAGCCTACTTAGAGGCTCGCAGTCTTGAACAGCAGCAGGATGCAATTACAAAAATAGATCAGGCCATTGATCAGTTTCAAACCTATGCCCTGAACCATTCGGCTCTAAAATCTAGCCAGCTTTATATCAACCTCAAGTATGAAATCACTGGCACGGAAAACCGGCTGGCCGTAGAACGAATGCGATATAACCAGGCCGTACAAAGCTTCCAACAGCAACTGCAAGGATTCCCTAATGCAGTCATTACCGAGCTTTCAGGATTTGAATCAAAGCCTTTTCTAAAAGCAGATTAA